Genomic DNA from Haloarcula marina:
GTAGACGACGGCGTCCTCGGCCCACGCGGGCGGGCCGGTCGGGTGGGTGGTCGTCCCGTCAGGCGCGATTCGGAGGGTGTCGGCGACGCTCCGCCCGGTCGCTCCGACGGCCGCCGCGTGGACGCGAACCGGCCCCGACAGGTTCTCCACCGAGAGACGCGCTTCGTGGCCGTCGACGGCGAGCGTCCCGTCCATAGCCTCGCGGTCCCGGTCGTCCACCAGAAACTCGACCGTGAGGTCGTCGTCGGACTCGTCGTTGCTCGCGGGCGCGCGTGCATCCGCGGTCAGCACTATCGAATCGTCTGCTTGCTCGCTCGAAAGCGTCAGCGTCGGTCGGGGGTCGCCCGCGGTCTGCCGCGGGAACGCCCGGACAGTCGTCTCGTGCGTGCCGTCGGGGGCGTCCAGTGCCAGCGTGTACGTGCCCGCTACGTCCGGTTCGAACTCGACGGCCGCGCCGTCGCCGACCGCCGCCTCGCTCTCGTCGGGAGCGTCGGCGACCGACCACGCGTAGGTCCCTTCGCGGTCGGGGTTCCGCGGGGCGAGGTTGCTCTCGACGCCCGAAAACTCTGGGGCGCGGATGGACTCGCCGACGCTCGTGAATACGGGCGGCCCGGGGGCGTGTGCGCCGCGAACCTCGGCCTGCGGGGCGTCGGCCACGGTCGGTCCCGTCTCGGTCTGAGTCTCGGTCGTCGTGGCAGTCGCCGCCGATTGGTCCGTCCCGGTCGAGGCGGAGTCGCTCCCGCCGCCGGGACATCCGGCGAGTCCCGACAGCGCCGCAGCGAGCAGAAGGTGGCGTCTGGTGAGTGACGTGTCGCCGCCAGTCATACGGACGGGTCGGCACGCGACCTTTAATATTTTGTGAGAAGTTACACCAATTGTTTCAATCGAAATTCGGCGGCGAGCGGACTCCCCACGCGTGGCCGTACGCGGCAAGAAAACAAGCGTTATGCCGCCCCGGTAAGTTCGGTCCGGTATGAAGGTACTCGTCACGGACCCCATCGCCGACGCCGGCCTCGACCGGTTGCGCGAGGCAGGCCACGAAGTGGAGACAGCCTACGACGTCGAGGGCGACGCGCTCTTGGACGCCGTCGCCGACGCGAACGCGCTCATCGTCCGCTCGGGGACGGAAGTCACCGACGAGGTGCTGACCGCCGCCTCCGAACTCGTCATCGTCGGCCGGGCCGGTATCGGCGTCGACAACATCGACATCGACGCCGCCACCGAACACGGCGTCATCGTCGCCAACGCCCCGGAGGGCAACGTCCGCGCCGCCGCCGAACACAGCGTCGCGATGGCCTTCGCCACCGCCCGCTCCATCCCGCAGGCCCACGACCGCCTCAAAGAGGGCGAGTGGGCGAAGGGCGACTTCCTCGGCACCGAGGTCAACAAGAAGACGCTCGGTGTGGTCGGGTTCGGCCGCGTCGGCCAAGAGGTCGCCAAGCGTCTGGGTAGCCTCGGGATGGACATCGTCACGTTCGACCCCTACATCAGCGAGGAGCGCGCCAAGCAGTTCGGCGCGGAACTGGTCGACGAACTCGACGAGTGCCTGGAGAAAGCGGACTTCGTCACCATCCACACACCGCTGACCCCCGAGACGGAGAACATGATCGGCGAGGAGGAACTCGCCCAACTCGAAGGCGGCTACGTCGTCAACTGCGCCCGCGGCGGCATCATCGACGAACCCGCCCTCGCGGAGGCCGTCGAGGACGGCGTCCTCAAGGGCGCGGCGCTGGACGTCTTCGGCGAGGAACCGCTTCCGGACGACAGTCCGCTGCTGGGTGTCGAGGACATCATCGTCACGCCCCACCTCGGCGCGTCGACGGAGGCCGCACAGGAGAACGTCGCCACCTCCACCGCCGACCAGATTATCGCCGCGTTCAACAACGAACCGGTCGCCAACGCCCTGAACGCGCCGTCGCTGGACCGCGCGACCTTCGAGCAGGTCCGTCCGTACCTCGAACTGGCGAGTACCGCCGGTCGCATCGCCGTCCAACTGTTCGACGGCCACATGTCCACCGTCGAGGTTACCTACGCCGGTGACATCGCCGACGAGGACGTTGAGTACGTCACGGCAAGCGCCCTCGAAGGCGTCTTCGCCCCCTCGGACCTGCAGGTCAACGCCGTCAACGCCCCGCAAATCGCGAAAGAACGTGGCATCGACGTGACCGAGTCCAAGACCAGTTCCGCCGAGGACTACCAGAGCCTCATCACCGTCACCGTCTCCGACGGCGAGGACTCGGTGTCGGTTTGTGGGACCCAGTTCGGCGGCGAGGAGTCCCGCATCGTCCGCATCGACGACCACCGCATCGAGGCGGTCCCCCACGGCCATATGCTCGTCGTCCGCAACAAGGACAAACCCGGCACCATCGGCTTCATCGGCACCGTCCTCGGCGAGTCCGACATCAACATCGCGGGGATGTTCAACGGTCGGGAGACCATCGGCGGGGAGGCCCTCTCCGTGTACAACTTAGACGAGCAACCGACCGCGGAGGTGCTCGACCGCCTGAACGCCGACGACCGCATCATCGAGACCACCTACGTCGCTCTGGGCGACGAGTAGTCGAGCACTCTCCCCGATTGTTCGAGGGGAATCGTTATCTTTCGCGCTCCACACTGTCGAGTAACGAAGTGGTGGCATGGGACAGGAGGAACAGCAGCACATCGAAGCGCTGTTCGCCGACGGTGGGGGCCGACTCGGTGAACTCGTCGCACCGCTTTCTGACCACGGGTTCGAGATAACCCGCATCGACGACCCGGCGACGTTGGCGACGACGGCGACAGACGCGTACGACTTCGTCGTTGTTCCGCACGACGAGACGACGGACCCGCCAGTCGACGGTGTCGCGGGCGTCGAGACGGCACTCGACCACGTCTCGGTCCCGGTCGTCCTCTACGCCGTCGGATTTCCGGGGGCCGACGTGGCCGTCGCCGCCCTCGACGCGGGGGCGGCCGACGCGGTGTACGTCCCGCCGGAGCGAGAGGAACTGTTGGCGCGGCGCTTTCGCTGTGCCGTCCTCGGGAACGATTTCGGGCCCCCCGAGCAACTGCTGGAGGACTTCTTCGCGCACTACCCCGCGGACGCCTTCGTCAAGGACGACCTCTCGCGCATCGCTATCGGGAGTCAGGAGACGACGCGGCCACAGGGGTACTCTCGCGACCAGCTAGTCGGGCTGACCGACTACGAACTGTTCCACCCGGACCTCGCGGACGCGCTGTACGAACAGGAGCAACGCATCCGCGAGGCGGACGACCCGCAGGTGAACGTCGTCGAACACTTCATCGAGGACGGCGAGGACCGCTGGGTGGCCTCGACGAAGGTCCCGCGCTACGGCGAGGGGGGTGAGGTGACCGGTATCGTCGGCGAGACCCGCGACGTGACCCGTCTGCGCCGCCGCGAGCAACTCGTCGCCGCGCTCAACGAGGGGAGCCGCGACCTGATGCGGGCCGAGACGACGGCCGACATCTGCCGGGTGACCTTAGACATCGTCGAGCAAATCGGTATCCTCCCGTCGGTGGAACTCGTCCTTTACGACGGGACGACGCTCCGCCCGGCCGACATCTCCCGCGAGATGCCGGACGTGTTCGAGGCGTACGACAACTGGTTCCGGCGGGCCGTCGAGACGGGCGATCCGCAGTACGTCGCGACCGGGCCGAACGGGCGGAGAATCCGGACCGAGGCCGGTGACGCCGACGACATCGAGGCCGTCGTGTTACCGCTCGGCGACCACGGGGTGCTCGGGATGCGTCCCGCGGACTCCCTCGACGAATTCACGCTGGATTTGGCGAACGTGTTGGCGGCGACGGTCGAAGCCTCGCTGGACCGTGCCGAGCGCGAACGGCAACTCCGGGAGCGCGAGCGCGAACTTGAGACGCAGAACCAGCGCCTCGAAGCGTTCACGACGATGGTCAGCCACGACCTGCGCAACCCGTTGCAGGTGGCGGTTGGCGCGACGGACATGCTCGAGGAGCACTCCGAACACGTCGAGCGAATCTACACGTCGCTGGGGCAGATGGACCGCCTCGTCGACGAACTGCTGACGCTGGCCCGACAGGGGGAGATTACCGGCGACCGCGTCGCTGTCGACGTCGCGGCGCTCGCGGGGGCGGCCTGGGGCGCGGTCGACACCGGCGAGGCGACCCTCGAACTCGACGACCCGCGGACGGTCGTCGCCGACGAGGACCGCCTCCGCGAACTCCTCGAAAACCTCTTCTCGGTGTTGCTCAAGCAGACGGCCGACGCGCCGACCATCCGGGTCGGCCACATCGACGCGGGTATCACTATCGAACAAGTGAACGGGGTCGCGACGGTCGACGAGGCCCCGGTGACACGACCGCTGGATACGGCCGACTGGACCCACTACGGACAGTACATCGTCTCGACCATCGCCGAGGCGTACGGCTGGGAGGTTTCGACCGCCGACGAGGACGGCGAACACATCCGGTTCGAGATAACCGGGCTGGAGGTCCGATGAGCGACGGCGCCGACGGCGAGGGCGATTCGCTGACGGTCGCCTGCGTCGACCCGGACGGCCGTCTGGACCCCGTCATCACCGCCCTTCGAGGAGCCGAGTCCATCGACGTGCGCGTCCACGAGGAAGCGGCGACCGTCGGGGCGGGCGTGGACTGCTGTATCCTGCTGCACGCCCCGAAGACCGAGACGCGCCCGGCCGTCGATGGCTTCGAGCAACTCGACGCGCTGTTGGACCGCCTCCCGGCGTGTCGAGTCGCCGTCTACGGCCACGATATCGGCTCGATGAGCACGACGACGCGACTGTTCACACACCGCGTCTTGGCCCACGGCGGCGAGACGGCGATGACGATGGACCCGAAGCGCACGGAACTCATCGTCCGCCGGGTCCGGCAGGCGGCGGGGAGCGAGCGCCACGCCGAATCCGACGCGACGCTCCTGCACTCGCTGTTGGAGTCGTACCCCCATCAGATATTCATCAAGGACGACGTGGGGCGGTTCGTCGACACGAGCAGGGTCACCGCCAGCGAGTACGAGTTCGAGCGCGCGGAGATGGTCGGGCTGACCGACTACGAACTGATGCCCCACGGCCTCGCCGACGACCTGTACGAGGAGGAACAGCGGATTATGGCCTCGGGCGACCCGATGCTCAACAAGGTCGAACACTACGTCGACGCCGAGGGGCGGAGTCGCTGGGTCAACACGACGAAAG
This window encodes:
- the serA gene encoding phosphoglycerate dehydrogenase, producing the protein MKVLVTDPIADAGLDRLREAGHEVETAYDVEGDALLDAVADANALIVRSGTEVTDEVLTAASELVIVGRAGIGVDNIDIDAATEHGVIVANAPEGNVRAAAEHSVAMAFATARSIPQAHDRLKEGEWAKGDFLGTEVNKKTLGVVGFGRVGQEVAKRLGSLGMDIVTFDPYISEERAKQFGAELVDELDECLEKADFVTIHTPLTPETENMIGEEELAQLEGGYVVNCARGGIIDEPALAEAVEDGVLKGAALDVFGEEPLPDDSPLLGVEDIIVTPHLGASTEAAQENVATSTADQIIAAFNNEPVANALNAPSLDRATFEQVRPYLELASTAGRIAVQLFDGHMSTVEVTYAGDIADEDVEYVTASALEGVFAPSDLQVNAVNAPQIAKERGIDVTESKTSSAEDYQSLITVTVSDGEDSVSVCGTQFGGEESRIVRIDDHRIEAVPHGHMLVVRNKDKPGTIGFIGTVLGESDINIAGMFNGRETIGGEALSVYNLDEQPTAEVLDRLNADDRIIETTYVALGDE
- a CDS encoding PAS domain-containing sensor histidine kinase, giving the protein MGQEEQQHIEALFADGGGRLGELVAPLSDHGFEITRIDDPATLATTATDAYDFVVVPHDETTDPPVDGVAGVETALDHVSVPVVLYAVGFPGADVAVAALDAGAADAVYVPPEREELLARRFRCAVLGNDFGPPEQLLEDFFAHYPADAFVKDDLSRIAIGSQETTRPQGYSRDQLVGLTDYELFHPDLADALYEQEQRIREADDPQVNVVEHFIEDGEDRWVASTKVPRYGEGGEVTGIVGETRDVTRLRRREQLVAALNEGSRDLMRAETTADICRVTLDIVEQIGILPSVELVLYDGTTLRPADISREMPDVFEAYDNWFRRAVETGDPQYVATGPNGRRIRTEAGDADDIEAVVLPLGDHGVLGMRPADSLDEFTLDLANVLAATVEASLDRAERERQLRERERELETQNQRLEAFTTMVSHDLRNPLQVAVGATDMLEEHSEHVERIYTSLGQMDRLVDELLTLARQGEITGDRVAVDVAALAGAAWGAVDTGEATLELDDPRTVVADEDRLRELLENLFSVLLKQTADAPTIRVGHIDAGITIEQVNGVATVDEAPVTRPLDTADWTHYGQYIVSTIAEAYGWEVSTADEDGEHIRFEITGLEVR